The Deinococcus wulumuqiensis R12 genome has a window encoding:
- a CDS encoding DUF11 domain-containing protein, translating to MKRAITTLTAALLGAATAQEIATSLPLTSVGNKLMWTVGDQDLKLVVGVSSRVQLDVYGAQFDPQDYRSPDYFGDENYSAAKPKEPVSSTFILTNASGEVVKEFDYGAGAQDWQTFINEDLPAGTYTLKVRTEGNGKNTFAFRLNSISAAVQADHLNVTVRSNDWVPALNVYNPGGPLTVKLYDGDGPQELEAELRDAQGNVYPIKVSGQLEWDDIQVPEAKGNYTVFLRQPKDTFQYSNTVGFQLTGAPITVVNADTTGKLQLVAELVLPDETLPTQATVQVGEQSYEVQGAAGPFTLPAQEYPVTAAPIKGAEVTVDQSAVTVEKEQTKTVKVQVRPDVALSFSADKPEVCVGDVVKFTARATTEFERQTLPATMQVKLPGGFTAAGETTVTAKVDANNPGELVFEAKAEASAAGERQVTATLLPWNKTQDLGVRVLPTATQIELRRADLAAAQPGDTVTVTLTLKNTSAVSAPYQLTDNPGERLEALDPATFSGELAPGEEKTLSYRARVRGEAAGQSDLQATLSSACDSQQTVAGTLSVTPPPPPPAKTVVAVQRESTVRIPFDSPKAATQIVIAHEPPQDAVYVPGSSTLNGKGVADPETGPSGKLYWTTPGAPRGVLTYKVTHEGALGALASPTLVGKYAKNNLEVLVGDGNLDDLGSLRKISSAAESEENPGAVRLPLDGTVYRDRDRVTVAVQGTVDDEAVPTVNGVAVDAATLGKKVTDPGKGTLRREYFGQLLKPGENVISYGGQQVKVYLAGTPVSAELTPLQLVADGVTPIKVKIKLLDAAGIANGTSVTVQTSLEPERRDAQPLVGSYQINLKDGEGVLEMQPLNTPTRFDVKVLVGDTPVSRSFEAIPSKTRVGIGTVSAGALLGGGGVAGEVRAAGYLETPIGEGKLYVAGAGALNAEPDKDGQIKFAQDRQAGLPTTANPLERYPNYGDSSTHDIPLQGIDPVAFRYEHPDFNVQYRQSALPVDVFNLGINPTALSGFTRTNPQVSGFVAALPKDEVRAEFPANGTRVLSLGKAGLLADSEVIELVSVDARTGAERITTLQRLREYTVDYASGVVYFQKAVGLTDVEGNPQVVRVRYRLDDAMAQRQIAWGVQASSRLMDDRLTLGAAAVQLDGVTSVGVRARYADGISRADLLAAHSGGLLVNGTADVKTERLEARASVRYQDPGYQGLNQVEDVIAADARAQYKLTERLGVGVAGYYRKDIDTDGKPEGDRNGGYADVRATYDFKPFSVGLGVRAGFGDQRGVGLVGSAGYSQGGYVVKVEHAQPISGELTPTTTLTATAPVAENVTLTARDEVRWGEGSRGSIGLNSRFGMTNVAVNYDLPGAGGWGNRARFGVDTALPLGEKVSLGLNAGYLLDLAGDDDGWNAGASVRYKDEQLVATLGSDVAHKKDGFRVALKGGASYSLNDRLTLSADATHVRGPQPTDAGTNVALSAALRASQWQGLAYLRYKDGALAAQKPEVIGEANLEYHMPRYALRGGIAGRMLLKQPESATYQVSASGTYYVTDRLGLGLAGRALLQPATGYQAYSFGVEGSVRALPGTWVTLGYNPLGFSGINSNLYTRQGAYVRLDLMLDDAQYGGAGLPAQPEPLPQDSPAAPQPTLPQTAPTVPQTEPAAPQGRQTPPVNLNLKGQSGFWELATPKPGIPDAAPNAVAAPILAPTTAPTEGN from the coding sequence GTGAAACGCGCCATTACCACCCTGACGGCGGCGCTGCTGGGCGCGGCGACCGCGCAGGAAATCGCCACCTCCCTGCCCCTGACCTCGGTCGGCAACAAGCTGATGTGGACCGTCGGGGACCAGGACCTGAAACTGGTCGTGGGCGTCTCCTCTCGCGTGCAGCTCGACGTGTACGGAGCGCAGTTCGACCCCCAGGACTACCGCAGCCCCGATTACTTCGGCGACGAGAACTACTCGGCCGCCAAGCCCAAAGAGCCGGTGTCCAGCACCTTCATCTTGACCAACGCCAGCGGCGAGGTCGTCAAGGAGTTCGACTACGGCGCCGGAGCGCAGGACTGGCAGACCTTCATCAACGAGGACCTGCCCGCCGGAACCTATACCCTCAAGGTCCGCACCGAGGGCAACGGCAAAAACACCTTCGCCTTCCGCCTGAACTCGATCAGCGCGGCGGTGCAGGCCGATCACCTCAACGTCACGGTTCGCAGCAACGACTGGGTGCCTGCGCTCAACGTCTACAACCCTGGCGGTCCCCTGACCGTCAAGCTGTACGACGGCGACGGTCCCCAGGAACTTGAGGCCGAGCTGCGTGACGCGCAGGGCAACGTCTACCCGATCAAGGTCAGCGGCCAGCTCGAGTGGGACGACATTCAGGTGCCTGAAGCCAAGGGCAACTACACCGTGTTCCTGCGCCAGCCCAAGGACACGTTCCAGTACTCCAACACGGTGGGCTTCCAGCTCACCGGTGCCCCGATCACGGTCGTCAACGCCGACACCACCGGCAAGCTGCAACTGGTGGCCGAACTGGTGCTGCCGGACGAAACGCTGCCCACCCAGGCCACCGTGCAGGTCGGGGAGCAGAGCTACGAAGTGCAGGGGGCGGCGGGTCCGTTTACCCTGCCCGCGCAGGAGTACCCCGTCACCGCTGCCCCCATCAAGGGGGCCGAGGTCACGGTGGACCAGTCGGCGGTCACGGTCGAGAAGGAACAGACCAAGACCGTCAAGGTGCAGGTCCGCCCCGACGTGGCCCTGAGCTTCAGCGCCGACAAGCCCGAGGTGTGCGTGGGCGACGTGGTGAAATTCACCGCCCGCGCCACCACCGAGTTCGAGCGCCAGACGCTGCCCGCGACGATGCAGGTCAAGCTGCCCGGGGGCTTTACCGCTGCCGGCGAAACCACGGTCACCGCCAAGGTGGACGCGAACAACCCCGGCGAGCTGGTCTTCGAGGCCAAAGCGGAGGCGAGCGCGGCTGGAGAGCGCCAAGTCACCGCGACCCTGCTGCCCTGGAACAAGACCCAGGACCTCGGCGTGCGCGTGCTGCCGACGGCCACCCAGATCGAGCTGCGCCGCGCCGACCTCGCCGCCGCCCAGCCGGGCGACACCGTGACGGTCACGCTGACCCTGAAAAACACCAGCGCCGTGTCCGCGCCCTACCAGCTCACCGACAACCCCGGCGAGCGTCTGGAAGCTCTGGACCCCGCGACCTTCAGCGGCGAACTCGCCCCAGGTGAAGAAAAGACCCTGAGCTACCGCGCCCGCGTCCGGGGTGAAGCGGCAGGCCAGAGCGACCTTCAGGCCACCCTGAGCAGCGCCTGCGACAGCCAGCAGACGGTGGCAGGTACGCTCAGCGTCACCCCGCCCCCGCCGCCCCCCGCCAAGACCGTCGTGGCGGTGCAGCGCGAAAGCACGGTGCGCATTCCCTTCGACTCGCCCAAGGCGGCCACCCAGATCGTCATCGCGCACGAGCCGCCGCAGGACGCGGTGTACGTGCCGGGCAGCAGCACCCTGAACGGCAAGGGTGTGGCCGACCCCGAAACCGGTCCCAGCGGCAAACTGTACTGGACCACTCCGGGTGCGCCGCGCGGCGTGCTGACCTACAAGGTGACGCACGAAGGAGCGCTGGGCGCCCTCGCCAGCCCCACCCTGGTCGGCAAATACGCCAAGAACAACCTGGAAGTGCTGGTCGGTGACGGCAACCTCGACGACCTCGGCAGCCTGCGCAAGATCAGCAGCGCGGCGGAGAGCGAGGAAAACCCCGGCGCCGTCAGGCTGCCCCTGGACGGCACTGTCTACCGCGACCGCGACCGCGTGACCGTGGCGGTGCAGGGCACGGTGGACGACGAGGCCGTGCCGACGGTCAACGGCGTGGCGGTGGACGCCGCGACGCTGGGCAAGAAAGTCACCGACCCCGGCAAGGGCACGCTGCGCCGCGAGTATTTCGGGCAACTGCTCAAGCCCGGCGAGAACGTCATTTCCTACGGTGGGCAGCAGGTCAAGGTCTACCTGGCGGGCACGCCGGTCAGCGCCGAACTGACCCCGCTGCAACTCGTGGCCGACGGCGTGACCCCCATCAAGGTCAAGATCAAGCTGCTCGACGCTGCCGGAATCGCCAACGGCACCTCGGTGACGGTGCAGACCTCGCTCGAACCCGAGCGCCGCGACGCGCAGCCGCTGGTGGGCAGCTACCAGATCAACCTCAAGGACGGCGAGGGCGTGCTGGAAATGCAGCCGCTCAACACCCCCACCCGGTTCGACGTGAAGGTGCTGGTGGGCGACACGCCGGTCAGCCGCAGCTTTGAGGCGATTCCGAGCAAGACCCGCGTGGGCATCGGCACGGTCAGCGCCGGAGCGCTGCTTGGCGGTGGCGGCGTGGCGGGCGAGGTGCGGGCCGCCGGGTATCTGGAAACCCCCATCGGTGAAGGCAAGCTGTACGTGGCGGGCGCCGGCGCCCTGAACGCCGAGCCGGACAAGGACGGCCAGATCAAGTTCGCGCAGGACCGTCAGGCCGGACTGCCCACCACCGCCAACCCGCTGGAGCGTTACCCCAACTACGGCGATTCCAGCACCCACGACATTCCCCTCCAGGGCATCGACCCGGTGGCTTTCCGTTACGAGCACCCCGATTTCAACGTGCAGTACCGCCAGTCGGCGCTGCCGGTGGACGTGTTCAACCTTGGCATCAACCCGACGGCGCTCAGCGGCTTTACCCGCACCAACCCGCAGGTTTCGGGCTTCGTGGCCGCGCTGCCCAAGGACGAGGTGCGCGCCGAGTTCCCGGCCAACGGCACCCGCGTCCTGAGCCTGGGGAAAGCCGGACTGCTGGCCGACAGCGAAGTGATCGAACTGGTTTCGGTGGACGCCCGCACGGGGGCCGAGCGCATCACCACGCTCCAGCGCCTGCGCGAGTACACCGTGGACTATGCCAGCGGCGTCGTCTACTTCCAGAAGGCCGTGGGCCTGACCGATGTGGAGGGCAACCCGCAGGTGGTGCGCGTGCGCTACCGCCTCGACGACGCGATGGCCCAGCGCCAGATCGCCTGGGGCGTGCAGGCCAGTTCGCGCCTGATGGACGATCGCCTGACCCTGGGCGCCGCCGCCGTGCAACTCGACGGCGTGACCAGTGTGGGTGTGCGCGCCCGCTACGCCGACGGCATCAGCCGCGCCGACCTGCTGGCGGCCCACAGCGGCGGCCTGCTGGTCAACGGCACTGCCGACGTCAAGACCGAGCGCCTCGAAGCCCGCGCCAGCGTGCGTTACCAGGACCCCGGCTACCAGGGACTCAACCAGGTCGAGGACGTCATCGCCGCCGACGCCCGTGCCCAGTACAAGCTCACCGAGCGTCTGGGTGTGGGGGTGGCGGGCTACTACCGCAAGGACATCGACACCGACGGGAAGCCCGAAGGCGACCGCAACGGCGGCTACGCCGATGTCCGTGCCACCTACGACTTCAAGCCCTTCAGCGTGGGGCTGGGCGTGCGGGCCGGCTTCGGTGACCAGCGCGGCGTCGGTCTGGTGGGAAGCGCCGGTTACAGCCAGGGCGGCTACGTGGTCAAGGTCGAACATGCCCAGCCCATCAGCGGCGAACTGACCCCGACCACCACCCTGACCGCCACCGCGCCTGTGGCCGAGAACGTGACCCTGACCGCCCGCGACGAAGTGCGCTGGGGCGAAGGCAGCCGCGGCTCCATCGGCCTGAACTCGCGCTTCGGCATGACCAACGTGGCGGTCAACTACGACCTGCCCGGCGCCGGTGGCTGGGGCAACCGCGCCCGCTTCGGGGTGGATACCGCCCTGCCGCTGGGCGAGAAGGTTTCGCTGGGCCTCAACGCAGGCTACCTGCTCGATCTGGCGGGCGACGACGACGGCTGGAACGCGGGCGCGAGCGTGCGCTACAAAGACGAGCAACTGGTCGCCACCCTCGGCAGCGACGTGGCCCACAAGAAGGACGGCTTCCGCGTGGCCCTCAAGGGCGGAGCGAGCTACTCGCTCAACGACCGCCTGACCCTGAGCGCCGACGCGACCCACGTGAGGGGGCCGCAGCCCACCGATGCCGGCACCAACGTCGCCCTGAGTGCGGCGCTGCGGGCCAGCCAGTGGCAGGGCCTGGCTTACCTGCGCTACAAGGACGGCGCCCTGGCCGCGCAGAAACCCGAAGTCATCGGGGAAGCGAACCTCGAATACCACATGCCCCGCTACGCCCTGCGCGGCGGCATCGCGGGCCGCATGCTGCTCAAGCAGCCCGAGAGCGCGACCTATCAGGTTTCGGCCAGCGGCACCTATTACGTCACCGACCGCCTGGGCCTGGGTCTCGCCGGACGCGCCCTGCTTCAGCCCGCCACCGGGTACCAGGCGTACAGCTTCGGCGTCGAGGGCAGCGTGCGCGCCCTGCCCGGCACCTGGGTCACGCTGGGGTACAACCCGCTGGGCTTCAGCGGCATCAACTCCAACCTCTACACCCGCCAGGGGGCCTATGTGCGCCTCGACCTGATGCTCGATGATGCGCAGTACGGGGGCGCTGGTCTGCCCGCGCAGCCCGAGCCGCTGCCGCAGGACAGCCCCGCCGCGCCGCAGCCCACCCTGCCCCAGACCGCTCCCACGGTCCCGCAGACCGAACCCGCCGCGCCGCAGGGACGGCAGACCCCCCCGGTCAACCTCAACTTGAAGGGGCAAAGCGGTTTCTGGGAGCTGGCTACCCCCAAACCCGGCATCCCGGATGCGGCGCCCAACGCTGTGGCCGCGCCGATTCTGGCCCCCACGACCGCCCCGACGGAGGGAAACTAA
- a CDS encoding DUF11 domain-containing protein — translation MLSAALGSLTALGEAGAASYTDLAVFKDVDLSNSRDPRISKFYVGDTVRYSLQVVNNGSVAVSGATLTDVAEPGLEGLTWSCTVVKGDAQCPAPSGTGLPNFTIPKLGANSELRITYSAKVAAVDAQLTNTAQIALPAGFIDTNPVNNKDSVYICTFDTFLPRDTTLTLAKSSNGPWTVGQSGAQYTLTVGNNSNFDTQGTVTVRDLLPSGITPVSSSFTSAPNWSCTTSGQVVTCTTSQPVVATKTLTLTIPVKVGSAAVGNVVNRAAVGGSGDPDPIPDPATCVPGTTNPANQCAQTTTPVTAPPTDPNVPVPTQCTTLYGLMIPSTGSRNGRTINVIDPRTNAVGTRVATLPTVGGSYGTALTSAALAVSPDGQTFYVSTDAYSGGPAALWSYNAATARWTQLSSFSGVEGRIVRMAMTRSGVGYAMDVGGNLWSFTADGRVQSLGKLTPSGNSGPGFYDNGDFFATADGKLYLLSAQTGGNVSLWFVDPRTLKAEYLGNLTSASQSVQYNGLAALPGAVYAANSAGELATLDLTNISLTSVGSRNIGSTDLASCYYPDYTPRIEVTKSAKKVGGDMSTPVVQPGDVLEFTIVVRNAGELPAGGVSFTDPLPQGVTYVADSARINGATSTVYQGREINLAGSTYPFAQPLGVCSLSSGACTNQVLRVDTTPGTLDQEAVVTFRVRVDDPFTKSDSKVVNQAVVTYTDGGTPSKPIPSNPVEVPVNRPVKLNAVKTVQNITAGGPVGTTGSGKPGDVLEYCITTSNVGSGVATNLRFSDVVPTNTIFQLGGYGLSGQDVRYTGPNGVRLLSAAADGDPATLSGGRVLVNSIPSRLEPGQQYQVCFRTTIR, via the coding sequence GTGCTGTCCGCGGCGCTGGGCAGCCTGACGGCCCTGGGAGAAGCGGGCGCAGCGTCCTACACGGACCTCGCGGTGTTCAAGGACGTTGACCTCAGCAACAGCCGTGACCCCCGCATCAGCAAGTTCTATGTGGGCGACACTGTGCGTTACTCGCTTCAGGTCGTCAACAACGGCTCGGTGGCCGTCAGCGGCGCCACGCTGACCGACGTGGCCGAGCCGGGCCTGGAGGGGCTGACCTGGAGCTGCACGGTGGTCAAGGGCGACGCCCAGTGTCCGGCACCGTCCGGCACGGGCCTGCCCAACTTCACCATTCCCAAACTGGGTGCCAACAGCGAACTCCGCATCACCTACAGCGCCAAGGTCGCGGCGGTGGACGCGCAGCTCACGAACACGGCCCAGATTGCTCTGCCTGCGGGCTTTATCGACACCAACCCGGTCAACAACAAAGACAGCGTCTACATCTGCACCTTCGACACCTTTTTGCCGCGCGACACCACGCTGACGCTGGCGAAAAGCAGCAACGGCCCCTGGACGGTCGGACAGAGCGGCGCCCAGTACACGCTGACGGTCGGCAACAACTCCAACTTCGACACGCAGGGTACCGTCACGGTGCGCGACCTGCTGCCCAGCGGCATCACGCCGGTCAGCTCCAGCTTCACGTCGGCGCCGAACTGGAGTTGCACCACCAGCGGGCAGGTCGTGACCTGCACCACCTCGCAGCCCGTGGTCGCCACCAAGACGCTGACCCTGACCATTCCCGTCAAGGTGGGCAGCGCGGCGGTGGGCAATGTCGTCAACCGCGCGGCGGTGGGCGGCAGCGGCGACCCCGACCCCATCCCCGACCCGGCCACCTGCGTGCCGGGCACGACCAACCCCGCCAACCAGTGCGCCCAGACCACCACGCCGGTCACCGCCCCCCCCACCGACCCCAACGTGCCGGTGCCCACCCAGTGCACCACCCTGTACGGCCTGATGATTCCCAGCACGGGGTCGCGCAATGGCCGCACCATCAACGTGATTGACCCCCGGACCAACGCAGTCGGGACGCGGGTGGCGACGCTGCCGACGGTGGGGGGAAGCTATGGCACCGCCCTGACTTCGGCGGCGCTGGCGGTGTCGCCCGACGGGCAGACCTTCTACGTGTCGACCGACGCCTACAGCGGAGGCCCCGCTGCCCTGTGGAGCTACAACGCGGCGACGGCCCGCTGGACGCAGCTCAGCTCCTTCAGTGGGGTGGAAGGCCGCATCGTCCGCATGGCGATGACCCGCAGCGGCGTCGGCTACGCGATGGACGTGGGCGGCAACCTCTGGAGCTTCACGGCGGATGGTCGTGTTCAGTCGCTGGGCAAGTTGACGCCTTCGGGCAACAGCGGCCCCGGGTTTTACGACAACGGTGATTTCTTCGCCACCGCCGACGGCAAGCTCTACCTGCTCAGCGCACAGACCGGGGGCAACGTCAGCCTGTGGTTCGTGGACCCGCGCACCCTCAAGGCCGAGTACCTGGGCAACCTGACCAGCGCCTCGCAGTCCGTGCAGTACAACGGCCTCGCCGCCCTGCCGGGTGCGGTCTATGCCGCGAACTCGGCGGGCGAACTCGCCACCCTCGACCTGACCAACATCTCCCTGACCTCGGTGGGCAGCCGCAACATCGGCTCGACCGACCTCGCGAGCTGTTACTACCCCGACTACACCCCGCGTATCGAGGTCACCAAGAGCGCCAAGAAGGTGGGCGGCGACATGAGCACGCCTGTGGTGCAGCCGGGCGACGTGCTGGAATTCACCATCGTCGTGCGTAACGCGGGCGAGCTGCCTGCCGGTGGCGTGTCCTTCACCGACCCGCTGCCGCAGGGCGTGACCTACGTGGCGGACAGCGCCCGCATCAACGGCGCGACCAGCACCGTGTACCAGGGCAGAGAAATCAACCTCGCCGGGTCCACCTACCCGTTCGCGCAGCCGCTCGGCGTTTGCAGCCTGAGTTCTGGGGCCTGCACCAACCAGGTGCTGCGGGTGGACACCACGCCCGGCACGCTCGACCAGGAAGCGGTCGTCACGTTCCGTGTGCGCGTGGACGACCCGTTCACCAAGTCCGACAGCAAGGTCGTGAACCAGGCCGTGGTGACCTACACCGACGGAGGCACGCCCTCCAAACCGATTCCCAGCAATCCGGTGGAGGTGCCGGTCAACCGTCCGGTCAAGCTCAATGCCGTCAAGACCGTGCAGAACATCACGGCGGGCGGTCCGGTGGGGACCACCGGCAGCGGCAAGCCCGGCGACGTGCTGGAGTACTGCATCACGACCAGCAACGTGGGGAGCGGCGTGGCGACCAACCTGCGCTTCAGTGACGTGGTGCCGACCAACACCATCTTCCAGCTCGGCGGCTACGGCCTGTCGGGTCAGGACGTGCGCTACACGGGGCCGAACGGGGTGCGCCTGCTGAGCGCCGCCGCCGACGGCGACCCCGCTACCCTCAGCGGTGGCCGCGTGCTCGTCAACAGCATTCCGTCGCGTCTGGAACCCGGCCAGCAGTATCAGGTCTGCTTCCGCACGACCATTCGCTGA
- a CDS encoding DUF11 domain-containing protein, with protein sequence MQQSLGLKESRPNLVGPLLALTLALGTPALAAGTPAGTIIRNQATLEYRSVGGTPEVVLSPPVETVVNPICSASVLPNGTVSAPGQSLTLDPGASGLLRYTLFNAGNTTNTYGLSAVNEAGSEFAPQLAVYQDLNGNGRVDAGEGPLSSVAVRADQTVNLLVQVATTSASRGTAFPNLIASCGGATGGAGRDGDNVSQVILTTPPVLALQKTFTPDTVRPGAETTVNLTLTNTGGDSQPAVLTDLLNTPELRDFVFVSGSARIGGSAAAGAALEYTADGGTWNTAQPGTVAGIRVRTASVPAGGTLQLTFTLRAPRVAATTRRNVATLVSGAQTIEATAPVTIRPVAEIALGPQGNPRALPGGEMSPDDRQVRDSVVGGQEVCFTHTVQNLGDLPDTITTGVARLSEGASVRLRDAAGTPLNGEFVVTLDPQQTADFQACYTYPSPEQTTFEAVLVSRSSQGAAENRTVDQITTVYPNTIGLTKTSDRGQNALVGPGDELTYTLSFTNTLPVPLIDVVVRDPLGVLYPPGTPAPVIQPTAISRPGAAGQTVSQPGSKVASTATGSVTTTGRPLSSQATSIGALEFVRADQGGVLENGEVVWRLGTVQPGQTVTLRLTVRVPETATDGTVIHNIYTLTSRELPTPLVSPPATNTVFNPSNFELSKTSNPTTVVFGEAITYIFTVTNKSTVVPLKNVEIQDTLPAGLNYVPGSSGYRAGLSGEFVPIQPVVRDRTYVWTIPEVAPGASAQVSFRAIVTPDAGTQLRNNAIGRAIASERETNSRPSQVINRVEPLSFGVNNADVVGYVFLDRNRNGVYDYLFDLPCPKARVILANGRIALTDNEGRYHFRNVREQTWGLRLDPNSVALPALQVPQDSGRPGSRQVYVRGLTSVDFPLAPDGGDIAVIRDTTLRITGGPEGAQKTMQVQKQVFTTADAGVYRVQLILGNGQPLPGFTLTDPLPAGAQLVDGENVLNFDPLPSGERAVTYRFRWQGDSKAAVTDPTASWRY encoded by the coding sequence GTGCAACAATCCCTTGGACTGAAAGAGTCTCGCCCGAACCTTGTCGGGCCGTTGCTGGCCCTGACCCTCGCGCTGGGCACGCCCGCGCTGGCCGCAGGTACGCCTGCCGGGACCATCATTCGCAACCAGGCCACCCTGGAATACCGTTCGGTCGGTGGCACTCCCGAAGTGGTACTCAGCCCACCCGTCGAAACCGTGGTCAACCCGATCTGTAGCGCCAGCGTGCTGCCCAACGGCACGGTCAGTGCGCCCGGTCAGAGCCTGACGCTGGACCCGGGTGCGAGTGGCCTGCTGCGCTACACCCTGTTCAACGCGGGCAACACCACCAACACCTACGGCCTGAGCGCCGTGAACGAAGCCGGGTCGGAGTTTGCGCCGCAACTCGCCGTCTATCAGGACCTCAACGGCAACGGCAGGGTCGATGCGGGCGAAGGCCCCCTGAGCAGCGTGGCGGTGCGTGCCGACCAGACCGTCAATCTGCTGGTGCAGGTGGCGACGACCAGCGCGTCGCGGGGCACGGCCTTCCCGAACCTGATCGCCAGTTGCGGTGGGGCCACCGGGGGAGCCGGACGCGACGGCGACAACGTCTCGCAGGTGATTCTGACCACTCCGCCCGTGCTGGCGCTGCAAAAGACGTTTACGCCCGACACGGTCCGTCCGGGTGCCGAAACCACGGTCAACCTCACCCTGACCAACACGGGCGGCGACTCGCAGCCCGCGGTGCTGACCGACCTGCTCAACACGCCCGAGCTGCGTGACTTCGTGTTCGTGAGCGGCAGCGCCCGCATCGGCGGCAGCGCGGCAGCCGGGGCGGCCCTGGAATACACCGCCGACGGCGGCACCTGGAACACGGCGCAGCCTGGGACGGTCGCGGGCATCCGTGTGCGGACCGCCTCGGTGCCTGCCGGTGGCACCCTGCAACTGACCTTTACACTGCGGGCGCCGCGCGTGGCGGCCACCACCCGGCGCAACGTCGCCACGCTGGTGAGCGGCGCTCAGACCATAGAGGCGACCGCGCCCGTCACGATTCGCCCGGTGGCAGAAATCGCTCTGGGACCGCAGGGCAACCCCCGCGCTCTGCCGGGCGGCGAAATGAGTCCCGACGACCGCCAGGTGCGCGACAGCGTCGTGGGCGGCCAGGAAGTGTGCTTTACCCACACCGTGCAGAACCTGGGCGACCTGCCCGACACCATCACCACCGGGGTCGCCAGGCTCAGTGAGGGCGCTTCGGTGCGACTGCGCGACGCGGCAGGAACCCCCCTGAACGGTGAGTTCGTGGTGACCCTGGATCCGCAGCAGACCGCCGACTTCCAGGCGTGCTACACCTACCCGTCGCCCGAGCAGACCACCTTCGAGGCCGTGCTGGTCAGCCGCAGCTCGCAGGGCGCCGCCGAAAACCGCACGGTGGACCAGATCACCACCGTCTACCCCAACACCATCGGCCTGACCAAGACGAGTGACCGGGGCCAGAATGCCCTGGTCGGCCCTGGTGACGAGCTGACCTACACCCTGTCCTTCACCAACACCCTTCCGGTGCCGCTGATCGACGTGGTCGTGCGCGACCCCCTGGGCGTGCTTTACCCGCCCGGTACCCCCGCACCCGTGATTCAGCCGACGGCCATTTCGCGTCCCGGCGCCGCAGGGCAGACGGTCAGCCAGCCGGGGAGCAAGGTGGCGTCTACCGCTACAGGCAGTGTGACCACGACCGGTCGGCCCCTGTCTTCTCAGGCCACCAGCATCGGCGCCCTCGAGTTTGTGCGGGCCGATCAGGGTGGAGTGCTGGAAAACGGGGAAGTCGTGTGGCGTCTGGGGACCGTGCAGCCGGGACAGACCGTGACGCTGCGCCTGACGGTGCGGGTGCCCGAGACGGCGACCGACGGAACCGTGATCCACAACATCTACACCCTGACCAGCCGGGAGCTGCCCACCCCGCTGGTGTCGCCCCCCGCCACCAACACGGTGTTCAACCCCAGCAATTTCGAACTCTCGAAAACCAGCAACCCCACCACGGTGGTCTTCGGTGAGGCGATCACCTACATCTTCACCGTCACCAACAAGAGCACGGTGGTGCCGCTCAAGAATGTCGAGATTCAGGACACCCTGCCCGCCGGTCTGAACTACGTCCCCGGAAGCAGCGGCTACCGCGCCGGGCTGTCGGGCGAGTTCGTGCCGATTCAGCCTGTCGTCCGTGACCGCACCTACGTGTGGACGATTCCCGAGGTGGCGCCGGGCGCGAGTGCCCAGGTCAGCTTCCGTGCCATCGTGACGCCTGATGCCGGGACGCAACTGCGCAACAACGCCATCGGCCGCGCCATCGCCAGTGAGCGCGAGACCAACTCGCGGCCGTCCCAGGTCATCAACCGGGTCGAGCCGCTGAGCTTCGGGGTCAACAACGCCGACGTGGTGGGTTACGTCTTCCTGGACCGCAACCGCAACGGGGTGTACGACTACCTGTTCGACCTCCCCTGTCCGAAAGCCCGCGTGATTCTCGCCAACGGCCGCATCGCCCTGACCGACAACGAGGGCCGCTACCACTTCCGCAACGTGCGCGAGCAGACCTGGGGCCTGCGCCTCGATCCCAACTCGGTGGCGCTGCCCGCCCTGCAGGTGCCGCAGGACAGTGGTCGCCCCGGCAGCCGTCAGGTGTACGTGCGCGGCCTGACCAGCGTGGACTTCCCGCTGGCCCCCGACGGCGGTGACATCGCCGTGATTCGTGACACCACGCTGCGCATCACCGGCGGCCCCGAGGGCGCACAGAAGACCATGCAGGTCCAGAAGCAGGTCTTTACCACCGCCGATGCGGGCGTCTACCGCGTGCAGCTCATCCTGGGCAACGGGCAGCCGCTGCCCGGTTTTACCCTGACCGATCCGCTTCCTGCGGGCGCACAGCTCGTGGACGGCGAGAACGTACTCAATTTCGATCCCCTTCCCAGTGGAGAACGTGCGGTGACCTACCGCTTCCGCTGGCAGGGTGATTCCAAGGCCGCCGTCACCGACCCGACGGCAAGCTGGAGGTACTGA